AGAATTAAGTCATTACCTAAGATGCATTTATTAAAGGTTCTTGGTGTAAGAGAAGGGATTGACCTTACCTTTCAAAGCAAACAACCCTTGGGTGGGCCTATTGTAGTAAAAGTAGGTAGTAGAAGTATAGCCATAGCAAAGGACATCGCAAAAGACATCGTTGTGGAGGAGGTAGTTTAATATTGTCTTGTCATAAAAGTAAACATAAAGAGATTTCTGTTGATGGAAAAACCAAGATACTTCTCATGGGTAATCCCAATGTGGGAAAAAGTGTGATCTTTTCCAAACTAACAGGAGTAAATGTAGACAGCTCCAACTATACAGGTACTACTGTGGATTATACCATAGGGGATTTTAACTTTAGAAATGAAAAGGGAGTAATTATAGATGTGCCTGGCACATATTCCTTAGAGGCCACTTCAGAAGCTGAAAAAGTTGCAGTCTCGTTATTGGAAGAAAATGCAGATGTCATAATATGTGTTTTAGATGCAACACATTTAGACAGGAATTTAGATTTAGCATTTCAATTAAAAGAGTACTCCACCCCAATAATATATTGTCTAAACCTAATAGATGTAGCGGAAAGACAAGGTATAAAAATAGATTCAGATAAACTATCGGAAGAATTAAATGCACCAGTAATTCCTACTGTGGCCATCAAAAATATTGGGCTAATGGATTTATTAACTACATCCATGGATTTAAAGGACAAGGAAACAACTCCAGTTCCTAAAATGGAAGAAAATCTTAGATGGAAAAAGATAAATGAGGTAATAAACAAGGTGCAGACAAATACAGAAAAGAAACCTAGCTTTGTAGATAAATTAGAACACTGGACCGTTAAGCCTTGGCCAGGGATTCCAATTTCTGTACTTATATTAATTATATCTTTGGGAGTTGTTATAGGTGGAGGTAAGGCCCTTAGAGCAGTTATATTATTGCCCTTATTAAATAAAGTAACTATACCCTTTTTAACTACTATAGTCTCAATGATTATACCTGCTGGTATATTTAGAAACCTATTAGTTGGAGAATATGGTATGTTGATAATAGGTATAGAGTGGCCATTTGCACTAATTCTTCCCTATGTGCTTTTATTTTATATTGTATTTTCTTTTTTAGAAGACAGTGGATATTTACCTAGAATAGGCGTACTTGCTGATGGAATACTTAGAAAAATAGGTATCCAAGGTGGAAATATTATCCCATTAATGATGGGGTATGGATGTGCAGTTCCATCCATTATATCTACAAGAGCAGCAAATACATACAAGGAAAGAATAATGGTGGCTTCTTTAGTATCTTTAGCAATTCCTTGCGTTTCACAAACAGGAGCTTTTATTGCTTTACTAGGTGATAGATCCCCTTTAGCCCTTGTAATGGTGTATATTACTTCTTTGATAGTAATATTGATAGCAGGAATAGTCATGAACAAGGTAATCCCTGGTAGAAGTCAACCTATGCTACTCGAAGTACCAAATCTATTATGGCCAGATAGAACTGCTTTCTTTAAAAAATTGAAACTAAGGATGAAACATTTCTTTATAGAAGCAAGAGGGGCTATGATGATTGGTATTGCCATTGCAGCTATAATAGTTGAGACAGGGATGCTTCAAGGATTTAGTAATATGGTATCTCCTCTAGTTGAAGAGTGGTTAGGTCTTCCACGGGAGGCTAGTCTATTTTTGATATTAGGCATTGTTAGAAGAGAATTTGCAGCTTTGCCATTATTAGAGTTAGATTTAAGTGTATTTCAGTTATTTGTTGGTTCTATAGTA
Above is a window of Clostridiisalibacter paucivorans DSM 22131 DNA encoding:
- a CDS encoding FeoA family protein, whose translation is MVLSRCKNIRRYRIKSLPKMHLLKVLGVREGIDLTFQSKQPLGGPIVVKVGSRSIAIAKDIAKDIVVEEVV
- a CDS encoding ferrous iron transporter B, whose protein sequence is MSCHKSKHKEISVDGKTKILLMGNPNVGKSVIFSKLTGVNVDSSNYTGTTVDYTIGDFNFRNEKGVIIDVPGTYSLEATSEAEKVAVSLLEENADVIICVLDATHLDRNLDLAFQLKEYSTPIIYCLNLIDVAERQGIKIDSDKLSEELNAPVIPTVAIKNIGLMDLLTTSMDLKDKETTPVPKMEENLRWKKINEVINKVQTNTEKKPSFVDKLEHWTVKPWPGIPISVLILIISLGVVIGGGKALRAVILLPLLNKVTIPFLTTIVSMIIPAGIFRNLLVGEYGMLIIGIEWPFALILPYVLLFYIVFSFLEDSGYLPRIGVLADGILRKIGIQGGNIIPLMMGYGCAVPSIISTRAANTYKERIMVASLVSLAIPCVSQTGAFIALLGDRSPLALVMVYITSLIVILIAGIVMNKVIPGRSQPMLLEVPNLLWPDRTAFFKKLKLRMKHFFIEARGAMMIGIAIAAIIVETGMLQGFSNMVSPLVEEWLGLPREASLFLILGIVRREFAALPLLELDLSVFQLFVGSIVALFYLPCISVFGILIKEFSLKSALMIGVGTTLVAFLLGGSIKQIGNLVISLF